From a region of the Phycisphaerales bacterium genome:
- a CDS encoding phage tail tape measure protein, translated as MAATQGIRAGRAFVEIGGDDSRLLRALRRAQARLKAFGDGVRSVGQRLVATAAVIGTPFALSSIAFATFEQSMARVRALTNANEKDFKRLSDEAKRLGETTVFSASQAADAMGFFALAGFSVEQILKSIGPTLNLAAAGQLEIAQAADIAAKIMAGMGIEADRLGEAVDVLTKAMTTANTDLLQLGDAMKFVGPIAKSAGIAFEEIVAAIQLLSNAGIQGEMAGTTLRGAILALTSPSKEAADTLNELGVRVLDAQGNVRPLAAIIADLNRAMEGMGSGKRLEILGRIFQARQAAGVAELLSQGADKLRDYQNALQGATGTAERIAGVQLNTLKGQAIILKSALEGLGIAVGESIVAPLRIATHLITRVTTAIAQWVRENRMLVATAAGSVVVIGGLGVALVGLGVTAQVAAFVIGGLVTTLTAVKVAFAAATAIIGAVISPIGLVIAAVALLGGTVIAWSGAGGKALQWLRDRFGELSKFVGSVVSGIRDALAAGDIALAARVLWAGLRVAWEQGIAPLRQAWTGFSAGFQRAAIIAFSGVRKAWIEVRDWFERNFPDFAAGIARGWANLAAGVQRIWARVTNWLADRFTEVMGILDETLDVEGAKALNRQELDADLAGIESQRKDAVAEAERRRGRSDSEREQEKEAALNAVDAHRAEALADLDEQTAERIRQAEEALARTKQELAQAVETARQRREESLASGQDPASAALQRLADLGDQLDLLASRVSVRGTFDASAVRGLAAGDDSAERTARATEQTARHTKRLVEASTKGLAFG; from the coding sequence ATGGCCGCCACCCAGGGCATCCGCGCCGGCCGCGCTTTCGTCGAGATCGGCGGCGACGATTCGCGCCTGCTCCGCGCCCTGCGGCGGGCCCAGGCGCGACTCAAGGCCTTCGGCGACGGCGTGCGCTCGGTCGGCCAGCGCCTCGTCGCCACCGCGGCCGTCATCGGCACGCCCTTTGCGCTCAGCAGCATCGCGTTTGCCACCTTCGAGCAGAGCATGGCGCGCGTCCGCGCACTCACCAACGCCAATGAGAAGGACTTCAAGCGTCTCTCTGACGAAGCCAAGCGTCTCGGCGAGACGACGGTCTTCTCCGCCAGCCAGGCGGCGGATGCGATGGGGTTCTTTGCGCTGGCGGGCTTCAGTGTCGAGCAGATCCTCAAGTCCATCGGCCCGACACTCAATCTCGCCGCTGCGGGTCAACTCGAGATCGCGCAAGCCGCCGACATCGCCGCCAAGATCATGGCCGGCATGGGCATCGAGGCCGACCGGCTCGGTGAAGCGGTGGATGTGCTGACCAAGGCCATGACCACCGCCAACACCGACCTGCTCCAACTGGGCGACGCGATGAAGTTCGTCGGGCCGATCGCCAAGAGCGCCGGCATCGCCTTCGAGGAGATCGTCGCGGCCATCCAACTGCTCTCCAACGCCGGCATCCAGGGCGAAATGGCGGGCACGACCTTGCGCGGCGCCATTCTCGCACTGACCAGCCCGAGTAAGGAAGCGGCCGACACGCTCAATGAACTGGGCGTCAGAGTGCTCGACGCGCAGGGCAACGTGCGGCCCTTGGCGGCGATCATCGCTGATCTCAACCGCGCTATGGAAGGCATGGGCTCGGGCAAGCGCCTCGAAATCCTCGGCCGCATCTTCCAGGCTCGGCAGGCCGCCGGCGTGGCTGAACTCCTCTCGCAGGGCGCCGACAAACTTCGCGACTACCAGAACGCCTTGCAAGGCGCAACCGGCACGGCCGAGCGGATTGCGGGCGTGCAACTCAACACCCTCAAGGGGCAGGCGATCATCCTCAAGAGTGCCCTTGAGGGACTGGGCATCGCCGTGGGCGAGTCGATCGTGGCGCCCCTGCGCATCGCCACGCACCTGATTACTCGCGTCACGACTGCGATCGCGCAGTGGGTGCGTGAGAATCGCATGCTCGTCGCCACCGCGGCAGGGTCAGTCGTCGTGATCGGCGGCCTGGGCGTGGCGCTGGTGGGACTGGGCGTCACGGCACAGGTCGCCGCGTTCGTGATCGGCGGACTCGTGACGACCCTGACCGCCGTGAAAGTCGCCTTCGCGGCCGCGACCGCCATCATCGGCGCCGTCATCTCGCCCATCGGTCTCGTGATCGCCGCCGTGGCGTTGCTCGGCGGCACCGTCATCGCATGGTCCGGGGCGGGCGGGAAAGCCCTCCAGTGGCTCCGCGACCGATTCGGCGAACTGAGCAAGTTCGTCGGGTCCGTCGTGAGCGGCATCCGCGACGCACTCGCCGCCGGAGACATCGCCCTGGCCGCGCGGGTCCTCTGGGCCGGTCTGCGCGTGGCGTGGGAACAGGGCATCGCGCCCCTGCGCCAGGCCTGGACCGGATTCAGCGCCGGATTCCAGCGCGCGGCGATCATCGCCTTCTCGGGAGTGCGCAAGGCGTGGATCGAGGTGCGCGACTGGTTCGAGCGCAACTTCCCCGACTTCGCCGCCGGCATCGCCAGGGGCTGGGCGAATCTCGCCGCAGGTGTGCAGCGCATCTGGGCACGGGTGACCAACTGGCTCGCGGACCGCTTCACCGAAGTCATGGGGATTCTCGATGAGACGCTCGACGTCGAAGGCGCCAAGGCGCTCAACCGCCAGGAACTGGATGCCGACCTCGCGGGGATCGAATCGCAACGCAAGGATGCCGTCGCCGAGGCCGAGCGCCGCCGCGGTCGATCTGATTCCGAGCGCGAGCAGGAGAAGGAAGCAGCTCTCAATGCCGTCGATGCCCATCGTGCTGAGGCCCTGGCTGATCTGGATGAGCAGACCGCCGAGCGCATCCGCCAGGCCGAAGAAGCACTGGCCCGCACGAAGCAGGAACTGGCGCAGGCCGTCGAGACGGCCCGGCAGCGGCGCGAGGAATCGCTGGCCAGCGGGCAGGACCCGGCGTCCGCGGCTTTGCAGCGTCTGGCTGACCTCGGTGATCAACTCGATCTGCTCGCCAGTCGCGTCAGTGTCCGCGGCACCTTCGACGCTTCGGCTGTCCGCGGCCTCGCCGCCGGCGATGACAGCGCCGAGCGAACCGCGCGCGCCACCGAGCAGACGGCCCGCCACACCAAGCGCCTCGTCGAGGCTTCTACGAAGGGACTGGCCTTCGGATGA
- a CDS encoding N-acetyltransferase has protein sequence MLIRPEEPRDADSIHAVLAVSFPTDAEARLVDALPGGGHLTVSMVAIDEDRVIGHVAFSPVRAESGAAGVGLAPVAVLESHRRRGIGAALIEAGLDACRSLDAGWAVVLGEPAYYSRFGFVAASQFGLHDEYEGGDVFQALELRAGSMPHGAGLVKYAAEFRMVE, from the coding sequence GTGCTGATTCGCCCTGAGGAACCACGAGACGCAGACTCCATCCACGCAGTGCTCGCCGTGTCGTTTCCGACGGACGCGGAAGCGCGGCTCGTGGATGCACTGCCGGGAGGCGGTCACCTGACTGTGTCGATGGTGGCGATCGATGAGGATCGCGTAATCGGCCACGTCGCGTTCAGTCCGGTGCGTGCTGAATCCGGCGCGGCCGGTGTTGGGCTCGCACCGGTTGCCGTGCTCGAATCGCACCGGCGGCGTGGGATCGGCGCGGCGTTGATCGAAGCCGGACTCGACGCGTGCCGGTCGCTGGATGCTGGATGGGCCGTTGTGCTGGGCGAGCCGGCGTACTACAGCCGTTTCGGGTTCGTGGCTGCATCTCAGTTCGGGCTGCACGATGAGTATGAGGGCGGTGATGTGTTCCAGGCACTTGAACTCCGCGCCGGGTCGATGCCGCATGGTGCGGGCCTTGTGAAGTACGCGGCCGAGTTCAGGATGGTGGAGTGA
- a CDS encoding chloride channel protein: MSDAIRSVAAPEPVQPVDRRVLWITFISVIIAGGAALAAQVLMHLIWFITGLCFHGTLSLHPQTPLDHHLGVWVIAIPVIGGVIVGVMARYGSRAIRGHGIPEAMERVIQDQSRIPPRLTFLKPLSSAIAIGTGGPFGAEGPIIATGGALGSLIGQLLRTTASERKTLLAAGAAAGMAATFGSPVSAVLLAIELLLFEFRPRSLVPVTMACVTATGIRWIFEGTDPVFLMPDLQRSGGEALAVYALIGGLVGLASVVVTRTVYAIEDCFERLPIHWMWWPAIGGLVVGFVGYFFPRTLGVGYYNISDIVSGNLMLAAVASLALWKFISWSIALGSGTSGGTLAPLFTIGGALGALVGTAADALIPGADVDPRIAALVGMAAIFAGASRAMLTSAVFAFETTLQPLGLLPILGGCAASFLISSLLMRNTIMTEKIVRRGVRVPTEYEADFFAQVLVREVLTKDLITLRADQTIGEVREWMHSHTREASHQGYPVLDELSVLHSVITRKQIMDPAHDPRAAIATLATKPPVVVYQDNTLRDAADHMVRHDIGRLPVIDRNTSKLVGIVTRSDLLSAHSKRLSETDHAERHLSWSSLLARGKQK, translated from the coding sequence ATGTCCGACGCGATCCGATCTGTGGCGGCGCCAGAGCCGGTCCAGCCGGTCGATCGCCGCGTTCTCTGGATCACGTTTATTTCGGTTATCATCGCTGGGGGGGCGGCGCTCGCGGCACAGGTCCTGATGCACCTCATCTGGTTCATCACGGGCCTCTGCTTTCATGGCACGCTGTCGCTTCACCCGCAGACGCCGCTAGATCACCATCTTGGCGTGTGGGTCATTGCCATTCCCGTCATCGGAGGCGTCATCGTCGGCGTCATGGCCCGCTACGGCTCTCGCGCCATTCGCGGCCACGGCATCCCTGAGGCGATGGAGCGAGTGATCCAGGACCAGAGCCGCATTCCGCCGCGACTCACATTCCTCAAGCCACTCAGCTCCGCCATCGCGATCGGGACCGGCGGACCATTCGGCGCTGAAGGACCCATCATCGCCACCGGCGGGGCGCTCGGTTCGCTCATCGGCCAACTGCTGCGCACGACCGCATCGGAGCGCAAGACGCTGCTCGCTGCCGGCGCCGCGGCTGGCATGGCCGCGACCTTCGGCTCGCCGGTTTCCGCCGTCTTGCTCGCCATCGAACTACTTCTGTTCGAGTTCCGCCCGCGCTCTCTGGTCCCCGTTACGATGGCCTGCGTCACTGCCACAGGGATTCGCTGGATTTTCGAGGGAACCGACCCGGTCTTCCTCATGCCAGACCTCCAGCGATCGGGCGGCGAGGCGCTCGCGGTCTACGCGCTCATCGGTGGGCTGGTCGGCCTCGCCAGCGTCGTCGTCACCCGCACGGTTTATGCCATTGAAGATTGCTTTGAACGATTGCCCATCCACTGGATGTGGTGGCCCGCCATCGGCGGCCTTGTCGTCGGGTTTGTCGGCTACTTCTTCCCGCGAACACTCGGCGTCGGCTACTACAACATTTCCGACATCGTCTCAGGCAACCTGATGCTCGCTGCAGTCGCCTCTCTCGCGCTGTGGAAATTCATCTCGTGGTCTATCGCGCTTGGAAGCGGAACCTCCGGCGGAACCCTCGCGCCACTGTTCACGATCGGGGGCGCGCTCGGCGCACTCGTGGGGACCGCAGCCGATGCGCTCATCCCGGGGGCGGACGTTGATCCGCGCATCGCGGCCCTCGTGGGCATGGCCGCCATCTTCGCCGGCGCCTCACGGGCCATGCTCACCAGCGCCGTCTTCGCATTTGAGACCACTCTACAACCGCTCGGACTGCTTCCCATCCTTGGCGGGTGCGCCGCTTCGTTTCTGATCTCGTCGCTGCTGATGCGCAACACCATCATGACCGAGAAGATCGTCCGCCGCGGCGTGCGAGTCCCCACTGAGTACGAAGCTGACTTCTTTGCGCAGGTTCTGGTGCGTGAAGTCCTCACGAAAGACCTTATTACGCTTCGCGCCGATCAGACGATCGGCGAAGTGCGCGAGTGGATGCACTCCCACACCCGCGAGGCGTCGCACCAGGGCTATCCCGTGCTAGACGAACTCAGCGTGCTGCATTCGGTCATTACCCGCAAGCAGATCATGGACCCCGCCCATGATCCTCGCGCTGCGATCGCCACACTGGCCACCAAGCCGCCGGTCGTCGTGTATCAGGACAACACGCTGCGCGATGCCGCCGACCACATGGTCCGTCACGACATTGGCCGCCTGCCGGTCATTGATCGGAACACATCGAAGCTTGTGGGAATTGTGACCCGAAGTGATCTGCTCAGCGCCCATAGCAAACGATTGTCCGAAACCGATCACGCGGAGCGCCACCTCTCTTGGAGTTCACTGCTCGCGCGCGGCAAACAGAAGTGA
- a CDS encoding cation:proton antiporter, giving the protein MILLMFGVGLHFQLKDFMAVRSVAVPGALGQSIIATLATLLVFHLLGWPLRSGLVLGIAMAVASTVVLLRVLMDEHLLHTTHGHIAVGWLFVEDIMTVLVLVLIPVFATLSDAGLDSEDAISGLATIGWAVMRLAALIAIVLLAGVLDSSVASRTIVPFPRWGVAAR; this is encoded by the coding sequence GTGATCCTGCTCATGTTCGGCGTGGGCCTGCACTTTCAACTTAAGGATTTCATGGCCGTACGAAGCGTGGCGGTCCCTGGGGCACTTGGACAGAGCATCATCGCCACTCTCGCGACGCTGCTCGTTTTTCACCTGCTGGGCTGGCCGCTCAGGTCCGGCCTTGTTCTTGGTATAGCGATGGCGGTGGCGAGCACGGTCGTGCTCCTGCGCGTCCTGATGGACGAGCACTTGCTCCACACAACCCATGGGCACATCGCCGTGGGCTGGCTCTTCGTCGAAGACATCATGACGGTGCTCGTACTCGTGCTCATTCCAGTCTTCGCGACTCTCTCCGATGCCGGGTTGGATTCGGAAGACGCGATCTCGGGTCTGGCCACGATCGGCTGGGCGGTGATGCGGCTGGCGGCGCTGATCGCGATTGTGCTCCTCGCGGGCGTGCTGGACTCATCGGTCGCGTCGCGTACCATTGTGCCATTCCCGCGTTGGGGAGTAGCCGCCCGTTGA
- a CDS encoding TerC/Alx family metal homeostasis membrane protein, whose amino-acid sequence MSSLATVAPAVSPWVYAGFIGIVLLLLAIDLGVFNRKAHAPSRREAVGWSAVWISLALLFSGVVYFLYENNTLGLGRAVPVVGSAGETTTLDGAGAVKVYLTAYLVEKSLSIDNVFVIAMIFSSLAIPVAFQHRVLYWGILGALVMRGLMIGVGSKVIAEFSWIVYLFGGLLVVSALRMAFSREDAHDPRRGRLVRLMGRIIPLSADLDGQRLISPIGGVWHATPLLVALVVIEATDLMFAVDSIPAVFAITGDPFIVFTSNIMAILGLRSLYFCLASAMMQFRYLKSALVAVLLFVGIKMCLVHTAWKIPAEISLAVILGLLISGITASLLARVGASETPVEEGLVPDVRRRPASAVDAWRLAIALWRSNRTLRRVAVLTVGSLLVLTGLVISPLPGPGLTILGPLGIGILASEFLWARRIARHAVVRERSLRSRLDAVLIRFPRLLIIPAVALLWFAAMALSRYTELPSWAMWSLTVPILTPMLYVLYRWHKVRAGRRRAAAAIERGDSRRIGVGESTGSSIVTSFHSGPRATEAAVHRPHPSRRSS is encoded by the coding sequence ATGTCATCTCTTGCTACTGTGGCCCCCGCGGTTTCGCCGTGGGTGTACGCGGGGTTCATCGGGATCGTCCTGCTCCTGCTCGCCATCGACCTGGGAGTCTTCAACCGCAAAGCGCACGCCCCGAGCAGGCGCGAAGCCGTCGGCTGGTCAGCGGTGTGGATATCGCTCGCCCTGCTCTTCAGCGGCGTCGTCTACTTCCTGTATGAGAATAACACCCTCGGCCTGGGCCGCGCGGTGCCGGTCGTCGGTTCGGCCGGGGAGACCACGACGCTTGATGGCGCCGGCGCGGTGAAGGTCTACCTGACGGCCTACCTCGTCGAGAAGTCCCTTTCGATCGACAACGTCTTCGTCATCGCGATGATCTTCTCGTCGCTGGCGATTCCGGTGGCCTTTCAGCACCGCGTGCTCTACTGGGGCATTCTCGGCGCGCTGGTGATGCGCGGTCTGATGATCGGCGTCGGTTCGAAGGTCATCGCCGAGTTCTCCTGGATCGTCTATCTGTTCGGCGGCCTCCTCGTCGTCTCGGCCCTGAGAATGGCCTTCTCGCGCGAGGATGCTCACGACCCGAGGCGCGGCCGACTGGTGCGGCTCATGGGCCGCATCATCCCGCTGAGCGCCGATCTGGACGGGCAGCGGCTCATCTCGCCTATCGGCGGGGTCTGGCATGCGACGCCCCTGCTGGTGGCGCTAGTGGTCATCGAAGCGACCGACCTCATGTTCGCGGTGGACTCGATCCCCGCCGTCTTCGCCATCACCGGCGATCCCTTCATCGTGTTCACCTCGAACATCATGGCGATCCTCGGCCTGCGCTCGCTCTACTTCTGCCTCGCCTCGGCGATGATGCAGTTCCGCTACCTCAAGAGCGCGCTCGTGGCGGTGCTGCTGTTCGTGGGCATCAAGATGTGCCTCGTGCACACCGCGTGGAAGATCCCCGCCGAAATCTCTCTGGCGGTCATTCTCGGGCTGCTCATCTCGGGCATCACGGCTTCGCTGCTGGCGCGCGTCGGCGCATCCGAAACGCCCGTCGAGGAAGGTCTCGTGCCCGATGTGCGGCGCCGGCCGGCGTCGGCGGTGGACGCCTGGCGCCTGGCGATCGCCCTGTGGCGGTCCAATCGCACGCTTCGCCGCGTGGCCGTGCTGACGGTCGGTTCGCTCCTCGTACTCACGGGCCTGGTGATCTCGCCGCTGCCCGGACCGGGGCTGACAATCCTGGGACCGCTTGGCATCGGCATTCTCGCCAGCGAGTTCCTCTGGGCACGGCGGATCGCGCGGCACGCGGTCGTGCGCGAACGGAGTCTTCGCTCCCGCCTCGATGCGGTTCTCATCCGCTTTCCGCGGCTGCTCATCATTCCCGCAGTAGCGCTACTCTGGTTCGCCGCAATGGCGCTGAGCAGGTATACCGAGCTTCCGTCGTGGGCCATGTGGTCGCTCACGGTGCCGATCCTGACGCCCATGCTCTATGTGCTCTACCGGTGGCACAAGGTGCGCGCCGGCAGGCGACGGGCTGCCGCCGCGATTGAACGCGGCGATTCAAGACGAATCGGCGTTGGCGAATCAACCGGATCATCGATTGTCACTTCGTTCCACTCCGGCCCGCGCGCCACTGAAGCCGCGGTCCATCGTCCCCATCCTTCAAGGAGAAGTTCGTGA
- a CDS encoding response regulator, which produces MPGIPWVLRSGWRLYGALFLALAIPTVILISSISIRLRGQLESELENNNALVSRTLALAIDEEFSSLCDHARSTASAPALREAIEGGDQAAVQARLESFVTGSPRLTRAFVTDTQGVERFDYPHDPAVIGKSFADRDWFRGVSQRQDTYVSEMYRRAALGQPYVVAIATPIRDTARQTVGFLVGQYPLTDVQSRIADLAPNGEVGFLLVDQNGHSVQVAQDGAVTSPAIEYLESPIELAAGKTTILRPEHGPRCVVSTSSVPSAGWKVAAFQSTASIQESIASLLSTIGVLFLLCGSCMAGFGWALTRTLVRYSKSLERSDHNLRLAKTAAEQANRTKSEFLANMSHEIRTPMMAITGYADLLNDSSQKVVARQEAVGIIRRNASHLLTIINDILDLSKIEAGELAIEQVSCSPCRVLYDVVSLMRVRAVEKGLALKTRTDGSIPEFIQADPTRLRQILINLVGNAIKFTDSGWVKITSRLIQSEDGGKPMLKIDVIDSGVGMSASQLGRIFKPFAQADSSTTRRYGGTGLGLTISQRLAHMLGGRIEVDSTPDRGSTFSLYIATGSLEGVRMIEDCSEVLAEREPGPDDSIPVRLSGHILLVEDGADNRALLALYLRLAGADVIEAENGQVACEIVEAARERQEAFDAIVIDMQMPVLDGYGAMQRLRSQGVDTPAIALTAHAMPEDRRKCIDAGCTDYLSKPVSRALLLQTLAKYMKGAEPARSAGVEPAAAAGEQALTSTLSDDAVKPYLEAFIASLASRAAEIERVLAEEDLDALADHIHQLKGSGGLFGLMPLSRQAEVAEEHLQRRQSIEAITREVGTLVDLLHRVKLSDATRLIVHR; this is translated from the coding sequence ATGCCCGGGATTCCCTGGGTATTGAGATCGGGATGGCGCCTGTATGGCGCCCTGTTTCTCGCGCTGGCGATTCCCACCGTCATTCTCATTTCAAGCATCTCGATCCGCTTGCGCGGTCAGCTCGAGTCTGAGCTGGAGAACAACAACGCCCTGGTCAGTCGGACGCTCGCGCTCGCCATTGACGAGGAGTTCAGCAGTCTCTGTGACCATGCCCGCAGCACCGCTTCCGCTCCCGCCCTGCGCGAGGCGATCGAGGGCGGGGACCAGGCAGCGGTTCAGGCGCGCCTCGAGTCGTTCGTCACCGGCAGTCCCCGGCTGACGCGAGCATTCGTAACAGACACGCAGGGAGTCGAGCGGTTCGATTATCCGCACGACCCAGCAGTGATCGGCAAGAGCTTCGCGGATCGCGACTGGTTCCGTGGTGTTTCGCAGCGTCAGGACACCTACGTCTCGGAGATGTACCGGCGCGCCGCGCTGGGACAGCCTTACGTCGTCGCCATCGCGACACCGATTCGCGATACAGCCCGGCAGACCGTCGGATTCCTGGTCGGGCAATATCCCCTGACTGACGTGCAAAGCCGCATTGCAGACCTCGCGCCCAATGGCGAGGTCGGGTTCCTGCTTGTCGATCAGAACGGCCACTCCGTACAGGTGGCTCAAGACGGTGCAGTTACGTCGCCGGCAATTGAATACTTAGAGTCGCCGATCGAACTCGCCGCGGGCAAGACAACCATTCTCAGGCCCGAACACGGCCCACGCTGTGTCGTCAGTACGAGCTCGGTACCTTCAGCGGGGTGGAAGGTTGCGGCGTTTCAGTCCACCGCCTCGATCCAGGAATCGATTGCGTCGCTGCTCAGCACGATTGGAGTGCTCTTTCTGCTCTGCGGATCGTGCATGGCCGGATTCGGCTGGGCGCTGACCCGCACGCTTGTGCGCTACAGCAAGTCGCTCGAACGCAGCGATCATAATCTTCGCCTGGCGAAGACCGCCGCCGAGCAGGCGAACCGCACCAAGAGCGAGTTCCTCGCCAACATGAGCCACGAGATCCGCACTCCCATGATGGCCATTACCGGCTATGCGGACCTCCTGAACGACTCTTCCCAGAAAGTCGTGGCGCGCCAGGAGGCCGTCGGGATCATCCGCCGAAACGCCAGTCACCTGCTCACCATCATCAATGACATACTCGACCTCTCCAAAATCGAAGCGGGAGAACTGGCCATCGAGCAGGTCTCCTGTTCACCGTGCCGTGTGCTCTATGACGTGGTGTCCCTGATGCGCGTACGGGCCGTCGAGAAGGGACTGGCCCTCAAGACCCGGACCGACGGATCGATTCCCGAATTCATCCAGGCCGACCCCACGCGATTGCGGCAGATTCTCATCAACCTCGTCGGCAACGCGATCAAGTTCACCGACTCGGGCTGGGTCAAGATCACCAGCAGACTCATCCAGTCGGAGGATGGGGGGAAGCCGATGCTGAAGATCGACGTCATCGACTCAGGCGTTGGCATGAGCGCCTCCCAATTGGGGAGGATCTTCAAACCCTTCGCCCAGGCGGATTCATCGACCACCCGCAGGTACGGCGGTACCGGTCTCGGACTGACCATCAGCCAGAGACTGGCGCACATGCTCGGCGGACGGATCGAGGTGGACTCGACGCCGGATCGGGGAAGCACCTTCTCGCTCTACATCGCCACCGGGTCGCTTGAGGGTGTGCGGATGATCGAGGACTGCAGCGAGGTGCTTGCCGAGCGCGAGCCAGGTCCGGATGACTCGATACCGGTGCGTCTGAGCGGGCACATCCTGCTGGTCGAGGATGGCGCCGATAACCGCGCACTGTTGGCGCTCTATCTTCGTCTCGCGGGCGCTGACGTGATCGAAGCAGAGAATGGACAGGTGGCTTGCGAGATCGTAGAGGCGGCGCGTGAACGTCAGGAGGCATTCGACGCCATCGTCATCGACATGCAGATGCCGGTGCTGGACGGCTACGGCGCCATGCAACGGCTCCGGTCGCAGGGCGTTGACACACCGGCAATAGCCCTGACTGCCCACGCGATGCCGGAAGATCGCCGTAAATGCATCGATGCCGGCTGCACCGACTATCTCAGCAAACCTGTGAGCCGCGCTCTGTTGCTTCAGACCCTGGCGAAGTACATGAAGGGCGCTGAGCCGGCACGAAGCGCCGGTGTCGAGCCCGCGGCTGCGGCAGGCGAGCAAGCCCTCACCAGCACACTTTCGGACGATGCGGTGAAGCCATACCTGGAGGCATTCATTGCCAGTCTCGCCAGTCGCGCTGCAGAAATTGAGCGTGTCCTGGCCGAAGAGGATCTCGATGCGCTTGCGGATCACATCCACCAGTTGAAGGGCAGCGGCGGTCTGTTCGGCCTTATGCCATTGAGCAGGCAGGCGGAAGTGGCTGAGGAACACCTTCAACGCCGCCAGTCGATCGAGGCCATAACGCGGGAAGTCGGCACGCTCGTTGATCTCCTGCATCGCGTGAAGTTGAGCGATGCAACTCGGCTCATTGTTCATCGCTAG